A genomic window from Arthrobacter globiformis includes:
- the ispG gene encoding flavodoxin-dependent (E)-4-hydroxy-3-methylbut-2-enyl-diphosphate synthase gives MTSVSLGMPSAPPPVLAPRRKTRQIKVGSVGVGSDFPISVQSMTTTPTTDINATLQQIAELTASGCDIVRVACPSADDAEALPIIARKSQIPVIADIHFQPKYVFAAIEAGCAAVRVNPGNIRKFDDQVKEIAKAAKDHGTSIRIGVNAGSLEPGILKKYGKATPEALVESAVWEASLFEEHGFHDFKISVKHNDPVVMVAAYEMLAEKGDWPLHLGVTEAGPAFQGTIKSATAFGALLSRGIGDTIRVSLSAPPVEEIKVGNQILQSLNLRPRKLEIVSCPSCGRAQVDVYTLAEQVTAGLEGMEIPLRVAVMGCVVNGPGEAREADLGVASGNGKGQIFVKGEVIKTVPESQIVETLIEEAMRIAEEMGEADGEDAVKGSPVVSVS, from the coding sequence GTGACCTCGGTCAGCCTGGGAATGCCATCCGCACCGCCGCCCGTCCTTGCCCCGCGCCGCAAGACGCGCCAGATCAAAGTGGGCTCCGTCGGCGTCGGTTCCGATTTCCCCATCAGCGTGCAGTCGATGACCACCACGCCCACCACGGACATCAACGCCACACTGCAGCAGATTGCCGAGCTGACCGCGTCCGGCTGCGACATCGTCCGCGTGGCATGCCCGTCGGCCGATGACGCTGAAGCGCTGCCGATCATCGCCCGGAAGTCGCAGATCCCGGTGATCGCTGACATCCACTTCCAGCCGAAATACGTCTTCGCGGCCATCGAGGCAGGCTGCGCGGCAGTGCGCGTCAACCCGGGCAACATCCGCAAGTTCGACGACCAGGTCAAGGAGATCGCGAAGGCGGCCAAGGATCACGGCACGTCCATCCGCATTGGCGTGAACGCCGGATCGCTGGAACCAGGCATCCTGAAGAAGTACGGCAAGGCCACCCCGGAGGCCCTGGTCGAATCGGCAGTCTGGGAAGCCTCGTTGTTCGAGGAACACGGCTTCCACGACTTCAAGATCTCCGTCAAGCACAATGACCCGGTGGTCATGGTGGCGGCCTACGAAATGCTCGCCGAGAAGGGCGACTGGCCGTTGCACCTCGGCGTGACCGAGGCAGGCCCCGCCTTCCAGGGAACCATCAAGTCGGCCACAGCCTTCGGAGCCCTCCTCTCGCGCGGCATCGGCGACACCATCCGCGTGTCCCTCTCCGCCCCTCCCGTCGAGGAGATCAAGGTGGGCAACCAGATCCTGCAGTCGCTGAATCTGCGGCCCCGCAAGCTGGAAATCGTCTCGTGCCCCTCCTGCGGGCGCGCCCAGGTGGACGTCTACACCCTCGCCGAGCAGGTCACCGCCGGTCTCGAGGGAATGGAGATCCCGCTGCGTGTCGCCGTCATGGGCTGTGTCGTCAACGGTCCGGGCGAAGCACGGGAAGCGGACCTCGGCGTCGCCTCAGGCAACGGCAAGGGCCAGATATTTGTGAAGGGCGAGGTCATCAAGACTGTCCCCGAGAGCCAGATTGTTGAGACACTGATCGAAGAGGCCATGCGTATCGCGGAAGAGATGGGGGAGGCCGATGGCGAAGATGCTGTCAAGGGTAGCCCCGTGGTTAGCGTCTCATAA
- a CDS encoding HpcH/HpaI aldolase/citrate lyase family protein, giving the protein MTFVMGPALLFCPADRPERFQKAAERADAVILDLEDAVAAPDKQRARGAILAQLGGSGEGPELDPSRTIIRINPAGTEDFEKDLHCLAHTPYRTVMLAKAEGVSQLRALPDFHVIALCETAAGVVHAPAIAAEPNVVAMMWGAEDLLASLGGTSSRNDDGGYRAVALHARSSVLLAAGAAGKQAVDAVYVNIPDLDGLAAEARDAAASGFGSKACIHPSQVAAVRAAYAPSNEDVADATRLLEAAKEAGTGVFQYQGRMIDGPILRHAESVLRRAR; this is encoded by the coding sequence ATGACTTTTGTGATGGGCCCCGCCCTGCTGTTCTGCCCTGCTGACCGCCCCGAACGCTTCCAAAAGGCCGCCGAGCGCGCCGACGCCGTCATCCTGGACCTCGAGGATGCCGTGGCGGCGCCGGACAAACAGCGGGCACGGGGCGCCATCCTCGCCCAGCTCGGCGGCTCCGGCGAGGGGCCGGAGCTCGACCCCAGCCGGACCATCATCAGGATCAATCCGGCGGGCACCGAGGACTTCGAGAAGGACCTGCACTGCCTGGCCCACACTCCCTACCGCACGGTCATGCTCGCCAAGGCGGAGGGCGTGAGCCAGCTCCGGGCCCTACCGGACTTCCACGTGATTGCCCTGTGCGAGACGGCCGCGGGCGTGGTCCACGCACCCGCCATTGCTGCCGAACCCAACGTGGTGGCCATGATGTGGGGGGCAGAGGACCTGCTTGCCTCCCTCGGCGGCACTTCCAGCAGGAACGACGACGGCGGCTACCGCGCCGTTGCCCTGCATGCCCGCTCCTCCGTGCTCCTGGCAGCGGGTGCAGCCGGCAAGCAGGCCGTCGACGCCGTCTACGTGAACATCCCCGACCTTGACGGGCTCGCCGCGGAGGCCCGGGACGCCGCCGCATCCGGGTTCGGCTCCAAAGCCTGCATCCACCCCAGCCAGGTGGCCGCCGTCCGGGCCGCCTACGCGCCGTCGAACGAGGACGTCGCCGATGCCACCCGCCTGCTGGAGGCCGCCAAGGAAGCCGGGACCGGCGTGTTCCAATACCAGGGCCGGATGATCGACGGTCCCATCCTTCGGCATGCAGAGTCGGTGCTCCGCAGAGCCCGCTAG
- a CDS encoding sulfite exporter TauE/SafE family protein: protein MVSGFESIQLATIVLIVVAGFSAGWVDAVVGGGGLLQLPALLLVPGITPVQALATNKMGSIFGTTTSAVTYYGRVRPDLRTAVPMAVIALAGSFGGAFLATRLPAEVFKPIIVVALVAVALSTALKRDAGHLTELRHDGRTHYVVACAIGAVIGFYDGLIGPGTGSFLVIALVSAMGYAFLEASAKAKIVNMATNAGALIFFLPHGSLLWGVGLLLGAANMAGGYLGARTAVKQGSKFVRVVFLVVVFALIVKLALDVWQENFA from the coding sequence GTGGTTTCGGGGTTCGAGTCGATCCAGCTCGCCACTATTGTCCTGATAGTGGTGGCTGGCTTCTCCGCAGGCTGGGTGGACGCCGTCGTGGGGGGCGGCGGCCTGCTGCAGCTGCCGGCGCTGCTGCTCGTGCCGGGGATCACCCCGGTGCAGGCACTGGCTACCAACAAGATGGGCTCCATCTTCGGCACCACCACCAGCGCCGTGACCTACTACGGCCGCGTCCGGCCCGATCTGAGGACGGCCGTGCCCATGGCCGTGATCGCGCTGGCGGGCAGCTTCGGCGGGGCGTTTCTGGCCACCCGGCTGCCGGCGGAGGTGTTCAAGCCGATCATCGTGGTGGCGCTGGTCGCCGTTGCGCTGTCCACGGCCCTTAAGCGCGACGCCGGACACCTCACCGAGCTCAGGCACGACGGCCGAACACACTACGTGGTGGCCTGCGCCATCGGGGCCGTGATCGGGTTCTATGACGGCCTGATCGGGCCCGGCACCGGATCCTTCCTGGTAATCGCACTGGTTTCGGCGATGGGGTACGCCTTCCTGGAGGCCAGCGCCAAGGCGAAGATCGTCAACATGGCGACGAACGCCGGGGCACTCATATTTTTCCTCCCGCACGGGTCCCTGCTCTGGGGAGTCGGCCTGCTGCTGGGCGCGGCGAACATGGCCGGGGGCTATCTCGGCGCGCGCACCGCTGTAAAGCAGGGGAGCAAGTTCGTCCGGGTGGTGTTCCTCGTGGTGGTTTTCGCCCTGATCGTCAAACTCGCCCTCGACGTCTGGCAGGAGAACTTCGCCTGA
- a CDS encoding lipase maturation factor family protein has protein sequence MDWAAWFDAPDYEFARQVLQRGVAALYLVAFLSSLNQFPALLGERGLLPVPDYLKSFSRMRRPTLFRWRYSDRLFRAVCAAGLVISGVLVLGLPQLGPPWLPLIAFLALWLLYMSVVNVGQTFYGFGWEMLLLEAGFTVAFLGSDQTDPPRTVLILVAWLVFRLEFGAGMIKIRGGREWRDLTALYYHHETQPMPGPLSRQAHLLPKPFHRLEVVGNHFAQLVVPFFLFAPQPLGSIAAGIIIFTQLWLVASGNFAWLNWIAIVLAFAGVSDPVAHTVLPVIPLDWHTTGETPLWWLIITLAASLLLVVLSYWPIRNLFSQYQLMNASFNRWQLVNTYGAFGTVTKQRIEVAVEGTLDEEPDEAADWREYGFKGKPGEVHRLPRQWAPYHLRLDWLMWFLPLRTVHEEWFYAFLGKLLEADAAMLRLLRHDPFDGERPRWVRARTYLYRFATRAEFRETGQRWIRTPLYEAIPPISLRAGK, from the coding sequence GTGGACTGGGCCGCATGGTTCGACGCGCCGGACTATGAATTCGCCCGGCAGGTGCTGCAGCGCGGTGTTGCCGCACTCTACCTCGTTGCGTTCCTCTCCTCCCTCAACCAGTTCCCCGCCCTTCTCGGCGAGCGCGGACTCCTTCCAGTTCCGGATTACCTGAAATCCTTCAGCCGGATGCGCCGTCCCACGCTGTTCCGCTGGCGCTACTCGGACCGGCTGTTCCGGGCCGTCTGCGCTGCGGGTCTGGTCATCTCCGGCGTCCTGGTCCTCGGCCTTCCCCAACTGGGTCCGCCCTGGCTGCCACTGATCGCGTTCCTGGCGCTGTGGCTGCTGTACATGTCAGTGGTCAATGTAGGGCAGACGTTCTACGGGTTCGGCTGGGAAATGCTGCTCCTGGAGGCCGGCTTCACCGTGGCCTTCCTGGGATCCGACCAGACCGATCCGCCCCGGACCGTCCTGATCCTCGTGGCCTGGCTGGTGTTCCGGCTGGAATTCGGGGCCGGCATGATCAAGATCCGCGGCGGCCGGGAGTGGCGCGACCTCACCGCCCTGTACTACCACCACGAGACCCAGCCGATGCCAGGCCCTCTCAGCCGGCAGGCGCATCTGTTGCCGAAGCCCTTCCACCGGCTGGAGGTGGTGGGCAACCACTTCGCCCAGCTGGTGGTGCCGTTCTTTCTCTTCGCGCCGCAGCCGCTGGGCAGCATCGCGGCGGGCATCATCATCTTCACCCAGCTGTGGCTGGTGGCCAGTGGCAACTTTGCGTGGCTGAACTGGATAGCGATCGTGCTGGCCTTCGCCGGCGTCAGCGATCCCGTGGCGCACACGGTGCTGCCGGTCATTCCGCTGGACTGGCACACCACCGGGGAGACGCCGCTGTGGTGGCTCATCATCACGCTGGCCGCGTCCCTGCTCCTGGTGGTCCTTAGCTACTGGCCAATCCGGAACCTGTTCTCCCAGTACCAGCTGATGAACGCCAGCTTCAACCGCTGGCAGCTGGTGAACACCTACGGCGCCTTCGGCACGGTAACGAAGCAGCGCATCGAGGTGGCGGTGGAGGGCACCCTGGACGAGGAGCCGGACGAGGCGGCCGACTGGCGCGAGTACGGTTTCAAGGGAAAACCCGGGGAAGTGCACCGGCTCCCCCGCCAGTGGGCTCCCTATCACCTGCGGCTGGACTGGCTCATGTGGTTCCTGCCCCTGCGAACGGTCCACGAGGAATGGTTCTACGCCTTCCTCGGCAAGCTGCTCGAGGCTGACGCAGCCATGCTGCGGCTGCTGCGCCACGACCCGTTCGACGGCGAACGCCCCCGTTGGGTGCGCGCCCGCACTTATCTGTACCGTTTCGCCACCCGGGCGGAGTTCCGGGAGACCGGCCAGCGCTGGATCCGGACACCCCTCTACGAGGCAATCCCGCCCATTTCCCTGCGGGCAGGGAAATGA
- a CDS encoding YciI family protein — protein MTVFAVEYVYDAESSETRAATRPAHREWTAGLAQDGTLLASGPYGDGAGALLIFKAADEAALNEVLRQDPFAAAGVISGTRTTEWAPVTGLLAEHAA, from the coding sequence ATGACTGTTTTTGCTGTTGAGTACGTATACGACGCCGAGTCCTCCGAAACGCGCGCGGCCACCCGCCCAGCCCACCGTGAATGGACTGCGGGACTCGCGCAGGACGGCACGCTTCTTGCCAGCGGACCCTACGGCGACGGTGCGGGTGCCCTGCTCATTTTCAAGGCGGCTGACGAAGCTGCACTCAACGAGGTCCTGCGGCAGGATCCCTTCGCTGCTGCCGGCGTCATTTCCGGCACCCGAACCACCGAATGGGCACCTGTGACCGGCCTCCTGGCTGAGCACGCAGCCTAG
- a CDS encoding M50 family metallopeptidase: MSPVILFILGVVFVAVGIAVSIALHEVGHLVPAKLFKVRVTKYMIGFGPTLWSTKKGETEYGFKALPLGGYVSMIGMYPPNKEDGSVRPSSTGMFQTLASEARSMAHEDVGPGDENRVFYRLPVWKKIIVMLGGPAMNLLIGLVLTAVLLMGFGISEPTTTIADVSKCQVKAGETVDPDSADCKPTPAAAAQLKPNDVITSFDGKAVTSWDQLTGWIRASAGKEASITVERNGSPVTSTVTPVLSARPVVGADGRQAKDDAGKLLYQDVGFLGIGAQTALVPQPASSVLPMAGENIKQVAGVVLNLPARVAGVAKAAFSEEPRDPNGPISVVGVGRVAGEVAAMEEVPVQARLAALVGLLAGLNFALAVFNLIPLLPLDGGHVAGALYEAVRRRVAKLLGKPDPGAFDIAKMLPVTYVVAALLMGMGALLIYADIVKPVNLFG; encoded by the coding sequence ATGAGTCCCGTCATCCTCTTTATTCTTGGTGTCGTCTTTGTGGCGGTCGGCATCGCGGTATCGATTGCGCTGCATGAGGTGGGCCACCTGGTGCCCGCCAAGCTGTTCAAGGTGCGCGTCACCAAGTACATGATCGGCTTCGGCCCCACCCTCTGGTCGACCAAAAAGGGTGAGACCGAGTACGGCTTCAAGGCGTTGCCGCTTGGCGGCTACGTGTCGATGATCGGCATGTACCCGCCCAACAAGGAGGACGGCTCGGTGCGCCCGTCCAGCACGGGCATGTTCCAGACGCTGGCCAGCGAGGCCCGCTCCATGGCCCATGAAGATGTGGGTCCCGGGGACGAGAACCGCGTGTTCTACCGGCTCCCGGTCTGGAAGAAGATCATCGTCATGCTCGGCGGGCCGGCAATGAACCTCCTGATCGGCCTCGTGCTCACGGCCGTGCTGCTCATGGGCTTCGGCATCTCCGAGCCCACGACCACCATCGCCGACGTCTCCAAGTGCCAGGTGAAGGCGGGGGAGACCGTCGACCCGGACTCCGCCGACTGCAAGCCGACACCGGCAGCTGCAGCCCAGCTCAAGCCCAACGACGTCATCACCTCCTTCGACGGAAAAGCCGTGACCAGCTGGGACCAGCTCACGGGCTGGATCCGGGCTTCCGCCGGCAAGGAAGCGTCCATCACCGTGGAGCGCAACGGCTCACCGGTGACCAGTACCGTCACCCCCGTCCTGTCGGCGCGCCCTGTTGTCGGAGCCGACGGACGCCAGGCAAAGGACGACGCCGGAAAGCTCCTGTACCAGGACGTCGGTTTCCTGGGCATCGGTGCGCAGACCGCCCTGGTTCCCCAGCCGGCGTCGTCCGTCCTGCCCATGGCAGGGGAGAACATCAAGCAGGTGGCCGGAGTGGTGCTTAATCTGCCGGCCCGGGTTGCCGGCGTCGCCAAGGCGGCGTTCAGCGAAGAACCCCGCGACCCCAACGGCCCCATCAGTGTGGTGGGCGTGGGCCGCGTGGCCGGCGAGGTGGCGGCCATGGAGGAAGTGCCTGTCCAGGCCAGGCTGGCCGCCCTGGTGGGACTCCTCGCCGGACTCAACTTTGCCCTGGCCGTTTTCAACCTGATCCCGCTGCTCCCTCTCGACGGCGGCCACGTCGCCGGCGCTCTCTACGAGGCCGTGCGGCGGCGGGTGGCGAAGTTGCTCGGCAAACCCGACCCGGGCGCCTTCGACATCGCGAAGATGCTCCCTGTGACCTACGTCGTGGCCGCGCTGCTCATGGGAATGGGTGCGCTGTTGATCTATGCGGACATCGTGAAGCCGGTGAATCTCTTCGGCTAG
- a CDS encoding GNAT family N-acetyltransferase: MLSRVAPWLASHKDGPAPDGATVRVLGVADTRQLRELAETDPVANVFILAHLESTDSAAPTPGGANVLGVFDGDVLVGACWAGANLVPVQLDPELAGPVAAAAHRSGRRYASIFGPAGTVLALHRHLEELGHLAHEVRADQPLMTITGPPAVEPNWQLGYGQYADFDAILPACAAMFEEEVGYSPYLGGRDFYSRRVAGLIRQGHSLVHLKDGEVVFKAELGAVTAEVTQVQGVWMNPTHRGLGLSAGYMAAVVLLAQKMAPVTSLYVNDYNSRARATYEHVGFRQVGTFATVLF, translated from the coding sequence ATGCTGTCAAGGGTAGCCCCGTGGTTAGCGTCTCATAAGGACGGCCCCGCGCCGGACGGTGCCACCGTCCGGGTACTGGGTGTTGCGGACACGCGTCAACTGCGCGAACTGGCAGAGACCGATCCCGTAGCCAACGTGTTCATTTTGGCGCACCTGGAGTCCACGGACTCTGCCGCGCCCACCCCGGGCGGAGCCAACGTCCTGGGCGTTTTCGACGGCGACGTACTGGTTGGCGCCTGCTGGGCAGGCGCTAACCTGGTCCCCGTCCAGCTCGACCCCGAGCTGGCCGGACCGGTGGCTGCTGCGGCCCACCGCTCCGGACGCCGGTACGCGTCGATCTTCGGACCGGCCGGCACGGTCCTTGCCCTGCACCGCCACCTGGAGGAGCTGGGCCACCTGGCCCACGAGGTGCGGGCCGACCAGCCGCTCATGACCATCACCGGCCCTCCCGCCGTCGAGCCGAACTGGCAGCTGGGATATGGGCAGTACGCAGACTTTGACGCCATCCTCCCTGCCTGCGCGGCGATGTTCGAGGAGGAGGTTGGCTACTCGCCCTACCTCGGCGGCCGCGACTTCTACAGCCGCCGGGTGGCAGGCCTGATCCGGCAGGGCCACTCCCTGGTCCACCTGAAAGACGGCGAAGTCGTGTTCAAAGCCGAACTCGGCGCCGTCACGGCCGAGGTCACACAGGTGCAGGGCGTATGGATGAATCCCACCCACCGGGGGCTCGGGCTGAGCGCCGGCTACATGGCGGCCGTGGTGCTGCTGGCCCAGAAGATGGCACCCGTCACCAGCCTCTACGTCAATGACTACAACTCCCGGGCGCGGGCAACATATGAACACGTTGGCTTCCGCCAGGTGGGGACCTTCGCTACAGTTCTCTTCTAG
- the dxr gene encoding 1-deoxy-D-xylulose-5-phosphate reductoisomerase → MQTSGSSRPASQPRTIVILGSTGSIGTQAIDVVDGAPHLFEVVALSAGGGNLELLARQAVHTRAAAIGIAEGDPGRLRDLINDAAREAGIRQYRPEIIAGPDASTTIAAVKADVVLNGITGSIGLAPTLAALESGATLALANKESLIVGGSLVKSAAADGQIVPVDSEHSAIAQCLRSGTAAEVDKLILTASGGPFRGRTREELFAVTPEEALAHPTWDMGLMVTTNSASLVNKGLEVIEAHLLFDIPLDRIDVVVHPQSVIHSMVQFVDGSTIAQASPPDMRLPIALGLGWPDRVPSAAPPCDWTRAASWTFEPLDSAAFPAVGLAKDAARQGSTYPAVFNAANEEAVMAFHAGHIRFTSIVDTIEAVLSEHSGSSGLTVGSVLDAEKWARARTHERLAVSSL, encoded by the coding sequence ATGCAGACTTCCGGCTCCAGCCGTCCAGCCAGCCAGCCGCGCACCATCGTCATTCTTGGATCCACCGGTTCCATCGGCACCCAGGCGATTGACGTCGTCGACGGCGCCCCCCATCTTTTTGAGGTTGTGGCGCTCAGCGCCGGCGGCGGCAACCTCGAACTCCTCGCCCGGCAGGCAGTGCACACCCGGGCCGCGGCCATCGGCATCGCCGAAGGCGATCCCGGGCGACTCCGGGACCTGATCAACGACGCCGCCCGCGAGGCAGGGATCCGGCAGTACCGTCCCGAAATCATCGCCGGCCCCGACGCTTCAACCACGATCGCCGCCGTCAAGGCGGACGTGGTGCTCAACGGCATCACGGGCTCGATCGGGCTGGCGCCCACGCTCGCCGCGCTGGAATCCGGCGCCACCCTGGCGCTCGCCAACAAGGAATCCCTGATCGTTGGCGGTTCGCTGGTTAAATCCGCCGCCGCGGACGGACAGATCGTGCCGGTTGACTCTGAGCATTCCGCCATCGCCCAGTGCCTGCGCTCGGGTACCGCCGCGGAGGTGGACAAGCTCATCCTGACCGCCTCGGGCGGGCCCTTCCGCGGCCGTACCCGCGAAGAGCTCTTCGCCGTCACGCCGGAGGAGGCGCTGGCCCACCCCACCTGGGACATGGGCCTGATGGTCACCACCAACTCAGCCAGCCTGGTGAACAAGGGCCTTGAAGTCATTGAGGCGCACCTGCTGTTCGACATCCCGCTGGACCGGATCGACGTGGTGGTCCACCCGCAGTCAGTGATCCACTCGATGGTGCAGTTCGTGGACGGTTCCACCATCGCCCAGGCGTCGCCGCCGGACATGCGCCTGCCGATTGCGCTTGGCCTGGGCTGGCCGGACCGGGTGCCCAGCGCCGCACCCCCCTGCGATTGGACCCGCGCCGCGAGCTGGACGTTCGAGCCGCTGGACTCCGCCGCGTTCCCCGCCGTCGGGCTGGCCAAGGACGCGGCGAGGCAGGGAAGCACCTACCCCGCTGTATTCAACGCCGCCAATGAGGAGGCCGTGATGGCTTTCCACGCCGGGCATATCCGGTTCACGAGCATCGTGGACACCATCGAAGCCGTCCTCAGCGAACATTCGGGTTCCTCCGGGCTAACGGTCGGATCCGTACTCGATGCTGAGAAATGGGCACGTGCGCGTACCCACGAACGTTTAGCAGTGAGCAGTCTCTAG
- a CDS encoding proline--tRNA ligase, whose amino-acid sequence MVLRLSKLFLRTLREDPADAEVASHRLLVRAGYIRRAAPGIYTWLPLGLSVLRKVEQIIREEMAAIGAQEVHFPALLPKEPYEATNRWTEYGEGLFRLKDRKGGDYLLAPTHEEMFTLLVKDLYSSYKDLPLSIYQIQNKYRDEARPRAGLLRGREFIMKDSYSFDVDDAGLDASYSAHRAAYLKIFERLGLEVIPVTATAGAMGGSRSEEFLHPTDVGEDTFVRSAGGYAANVEAVTTVVPAEIDFTNAPAAEIRDTPNTPTIETLVAASNELVPRSEADGGPWTAADTLKNVVLAVTLPTGERQIVVLGVPGDRGVDLKRVEANIGAYLPVAGEIAVEAAGEEDLARNPLIVRGYLGPGMSLDAPLLGLEGAAKLLYLVDPRVVSGTAWITGANMAGKHVYGLVAGRDFTWDGVIECTEVRAGDEAPDGSGPLETARGIEMGHIFALGRKYAEALELKVLDQNGKQVTVTMGSYGVGVTRAVAALAESNHDAKGLVWPRSVAPADVHVVAVGRGEEIFAAAEQLALELENAGLEVIYDDRPKVSPGVKFGDAELVGVPTILAVGRGLADGVVEIKDRRSGEAENVAVDKAVDYVVNAVRSN is encoded by the coding sequence GTGGTTCTTCGACTCTCCAAGCTTTTCCTGCGCACACTGCGTGAAGACCCCGCCGACGCCGAGGTGGCCAGCCACCGCCTGCTCGTGCGCGCGGGATACATCCGCCGCGCGGCTCCGGGCATCTACACCTGGCTGCCGCTGGGACTGAGCGTCCTGCGCAAGGTGGAACAGATCATCCGTGAAGAGATGGCCGCCATCGGCGCCCAGGAAGTTCACTTCCCCGCGCTGCTCCCGAAGGAGCCCTACGAGGCGACCAACCGCTGGACCGAGTACGGCGAAGGGCTGTTCCGGCTGAAGGACCGCAAGGGCGGCGACTACCTGCTGGCCCCTACGCATGAGGAGATGTTCACCCTCCTGGTGAAGGACCTGTACTCCTCGTACAAGGACCTGCCGCTGAGCATCTACCAGATCCAGAACAAGTACCGCGACGAGGCGCGTCCCCGCGCCGGACTCCTCCGCGGCCGCGAATTCATCATGAAGGACTCCTACTCGTTCGACGTCGACGACGCCGGGCTGGACGCCAGCTACTCCGCCCACCGTGCGGCTTACCTGAAGATCTTCGAGCGGCTGGGCCTGGAAGTCATTCCCGTGACGGCCACGGCCGGCGCCATGGGCGGCTCCAGGAGCGAGGAGTTCCTGCACCCCACCGACGTCGGCGAGGACACCTTCGTCCGCTCGGCCGGCGGCTATGCAGCCAACGTCGAGGCCGTGACCACTGTGGTTCCCGCCGAGATCGACTTCACCAACGCTCCGGCCGCGGAAATCCGGGATACCCCGAACACTCCCACGATCGAAACGCTCGTGGCTGCCTCCAACGAGCTCGTGCCCCGCAGTGAGGCCGACGGCGGCCCCTGGACTGCCGCTGACACCCTCAAGAACGTTGTTCTCGCGGTCACCCTGCCCACCGGGGAACGTCAGATCGTGGTCCTCGGCGTCCCCGGAGACCGGGGCGTCGACCTCAAGCGCGTCGAGGCCAACATCGGTGCCTACCTCCCGGTGGCCGGCGAGATCGCCGTGGAAGCCGCGGGCGAGGAGGACCTGGCCCGCAACCCGCTCATTGTGCGTGGTTACCTCGGCCCGGGCATGTCCTTGGACGCACCCCTTCTTGGCCTGGAGGGTGCAGCCAAGCTCCTCTACCTGGTGGATCCGCGCGTCGTCAGCGGCACGGCATGGATCACCGGTGCCAACATGGCCGGCAAGCACGTCTACGGGCTTGTCGCGGGACGCGACTTCACGTGGGACGGCGTCATTGAATGCACCGAAGTGCGCGCCGGCGATGAAGCCCCGGACGGGTCCGGACCGCTCGAAACGGCCCGCGGCATCGAGATGGGGCACATCTTCGCGCTGGGCCGCAAGTACGCTGAGGCGCTGGAACTGAAGGTCCTGGACCAGAACGGCAAGCAGGTCACTGTCACCATGGGTTCCTACGGCGTGGGGGTCACCCGTGCCGTGGCCGCCCTGGCGGAATCCAACCACGACGCCAAGGGCCTCGTCTGGCCCCGCTCCGTGGCTCCGGCCGATGTGCACGTTGTGGCAGTCGGCCGCGGCGAGGAGATCTTCGCTGCCGCGGAGCAGCTCGCCCTCGAGCTTGAAAACGCGGGCCTGGAGGTCATCTACGATGACCGGCCCAAGGTTTCCCCGGGCGTCAAGTTCGGCGACGCTGAGCTTGTTGGTGTACCCACCATCCTTGCCGTCGGCCGCGGACTGGCGGACGGCGTCGTCGAAATCAAAGACCGCCGCAGCGGCGAGGCTGAAAACGTGGCCGTGGACAAGGCCGTTGACTACGTGGTCAACGCCGTCCGCAGCAACTGA